The window GACTTATAGTCTTCAGGTTAGTGCAAAACAAGAGGTGTATCCTCCACAACAGAAAGCAGCTTGCTACTTACTATCTATCAACGCATAAGCCACGAACATGTGATGTCATCACAAAAGAAgctaaagaaagaaaataagaagcagattaataaatacatacatctttcatctcctcttcatgaAATTCTTCTATAACAGGAACAACAGGCTCATTCACCACACGCTTAgctcctttctttttctccttatttACTTTCTCATCAAGCGGATACTTAGCATTGTCATGCTCCAGCAAAGCAAGAAGCTCCCTTCTTATCATCTCATCAGCTTGCTCAATTGAGGTTGGTGGAACAAAGGAACTCTTGTCCCCATCAGCTCTGATCACAGAATTTCTTATAAGCTCCAACGATGCAGCTGGAGGCCGAGGAAGCTCCCTTTGAAGGACTTTTGATCGTTTCCTAAGTAACGCCTGTTGCCTTGCCTCTTCTTCTGCCATTTCCCTAGCTATTCTATCTGACATATCCTCTTCAATCTTCTCCTCAGGTTCTTCAGCATCTTCTGGAATGGGCTGCATGACAATCTGGTACTCATTTTTGGGCTGTGGAAGGCTTCCTAAACCAGAGCGCAGACTTCGTCTTATTTCAgctctttgtagctcaagtttaGCGCGCTCATGCATATCCACATCCTCATTAATATGAAGCTCATCCCTGAGAGGAGTTCCCTTAGGTGTCATGCTAGCATAACCATCTCTTGCAGGTGTCATGCCAATTCTGGGAGTGAGACCTGCAACTCCAGGAGTTGCAGAGGGAGTCAACATTGGATTTGGGGTCTGAACCTCTTTTCTCTTGGGAGTGACCCCAGTAAAATCTGAAGGATGCAACTCTGGGTTTTCTCCCCCTAATAATGGTGTCTGGGACTCCCTCAACCTCGCCAGGTTTTCAGCTTCCATCATGACAGCGTCTCCTTTACTAGCCGGTGATCGCTGAGGGGTTCGTAAAGGAGTCATTCCCCGGCCAGGTGTTTGTGCATAATTCGCTAGAAGAGCACGTGTTGCAGCACTACCTTCTCCAAACTCATCACTCCCAGCTAGGTCATTGGCATAACCCATCCTTGCAATTTCATCCAGTTCCTGGTCAGAAATCTGGGGTGGCGGAAGCATCAGTTTGGTTTGTTTCCGTACTGTTTCCGGATCATTCAACTTATTGGCATGTAGTATAGCAGATGGGGCATCTTGCCTctgtgcaattttattttttgcaatgtCTTGCTTTCTTAACTGTGTCTCAACATCAATCCTTCTTTTACCCTCAAGTTCTTCTATTGTAGTAGGGAACTGGGGCTGTTCCACGGGTCTGTCTTCATCAGCAACGTCAAAAAAACCAGGAGGAGGCCTTTTCTCAAAAGGGATTTCTGCATTATAGTCAATGCCTTTCCTTTTTCTCCTTCGATGCCTGACATCAATTCCCGCAGCCTTCAATTCTCTCTTCTTTTGTAAAGAAGCAAGTCTTCTGGCTTCCTCAAGCTGTTTCTCCCTCGCTTTCCTTTTCGCCTTCTTTCCTTTTGTGTTCGCTAATCGGGCTCGTGCTTCGGAAAGCATCTCCTTTTCATCTTCATCCATATCAACAGGATCTGGGCGTGCAGGTTTTGACTCTGGATTTGGATCAATCTCCCCAGGACGCAACTTCCGAGGATCATCGCCGGGTTCATAGTTCTCATCCTTAACACAGGCTGCGTCAAGGAGCTTCTCGTAGCGCTCAAGACACTGAGAAGGAGTACGTCCTACAATAGGAGCAATCGTTCTCCACTGCGTGGGCATAAGCTTAGCAAGATGAAGCAGCTTCTCATCCTCTTCTCTAGTCCACTCAGTCTGCACACAAAAAACGGCATTATAATAAAAGTCTAGATTGTAGAAAAACACATGTCGACACAAAAAATGCCGAAAAAGGGTTAAAATGCAGGGGCATCGAGACACATTAAAAAGCAAGCCAGAACTATAATTAATtacttattaattaaataatggcaTTAGGGCAGTCTTACAATTACTTACATTAAACCTTAACTGAGTAAAACCTAATAATCAAAGCTCTATCAAGGATCGTTACTGGCAGCACAACCATCCATTCTCAGAGACTCATGTCAAAAAGCATAAACTTTCAATCAAACTGAAAAAATCTAAACTTTTTTGTCCTTCATATTCAAAAGCCCTATTATACATAAACTTGATACacaaccactcactcacaaaaaaAGTAAACAGCATACAAAAGACagcaaaagtaaaataaataaatagacaaaTAGAGTTATTAAGGTTATAAGGTGGTTAGGGTTACCTTCTTGATGGAAGGATCGAGCCATTCGTACCAGCGAGCCTTGCATTGCTTAGCAGATTTACGAACCAAAAGGGAAGAGATTCGAGCCCATTGGTTCTTGCCATATTTCATAACAGCTGCTTTCAGGATCTCATCTTCGGTGTTCTTCCAAACACCGCCCTTTATCATAATCCTCATCTTGCCACCACTTTCTCTTTATCAAGGTTGcaaaaaccggaccggtcaatgaaccggtaaggcaactggttcactggttcaataGTTCTACCATGGTTCAACCGttttaattaaatactaaataaaattattaaaaattcaatatataatttcaaatatttaaatttaatagtcaccaaaaaaaaatatttaaatttaatcatttttaactaaataaaatttaaaattttacaatttcatataataaattgtccataatttatcaataaaagctcataaacaacttcaaacatcaaagtttataactaaattAGATCAAAATACAGGTAAATGACAAACACACAATGTTCTACTGCCAAAAGAAACAAACATTGACAAACAAGTTTTCAACTAAAGAAAGGCACTAATCATCAAAAATCATAATCATTAAAATCAACTCACAAAATTAGAAAATCAGAGAACCAGcaacaatattattatttatcaacaaCAAATTAGCAACTCAgaataataagaaattaacaaaatctCAGCAACTTAGAATTAGTAAACTCTAATCCCAGCAACTCAAtcagtattaatattattaacaACAGATTAACAGTACAAAACAAGCATAAAGCCAAAAACAAATTCGAGAAGTGGTGCTTAATGCTTACCGGAGGAGAAGAAACAGACAGCGAGCTCAACAGCGACAGAGACAGAGAGCGAGCTCGACGGCGACGGtgaggagaagagagagatcgACGGCAAGGAGAAAAGAGAGCTCGACGGCGACGGCGAGGAGAAGAGAGAGCTCGACGGCGACGGCGAGGAGAAGAGAGAGCTCGACGGCGAGGAGAAGAGGAACGATGGTGACTGGGCGGTCAGTTCCACACCTCCACCCGAGGAGAAGGGTATCGGCGATGGTGGCTGGGAAATCGGCGACGGTGGCTAATGGGCCTCTGGGATATCGAAGAGGATTAGGGTTTTTTCataattgagagagagagaaaggggttGGGGAGGGGGTTTTGTTCGTTGGGTTCTCTGgaaccttttttttaaataaagctaTAAAAACGACGCCATTTCTGGGCGTTGAACCCAAACCATAGTTGTCAGCTGAACCGGTGATCAAACCGTTCAAGTTACCAGTTCATTAATTTATTTGTTCAATCGATAaattattggttcaaccgataaaattggtcatacataaataaaaaaatataaaatagtaaaaaatgagtaaagtgacaattaagtccttaaaattttcgacttCAGATTAATTAGCCCTTGAAAAAAAAAGGTACCAATTTGGTGCTCCAAAATAGTAAACAATGAACACATTATGTCACTCCATTAATTTATCATGTGAAATTTAGTGGTGATACTTATATGTCCCTACTAATTAGTCCTAAGTCGAAATCTTCGAAGACCTACTAACTTAATActctaaaaaaatctaaaataaatatatttactaacattttaatatgtaaaatgtaaatattaaaatatttaatacttattttaataattctataaattctaaagaattaaaaaaaaattgagtataaaactaaaattaaattaaataaatataaaataattcaatttgtgtatgtatataataattaGCACATAGAATAACAAAAGAACACACTAGTTTGGTAGGATTTCTTATTGGAGCCCAACAAGGAGACATTGATTCGATAATCTTTGCATGCATTTTTGAATATTGAATCCAATATTCAAATGCTACAAGAGCGCCGGAGCATCGAAGGATTGACCGGTTCAAGGATTGCATCGAACCGGTCGGTTTTCATCCGATTCATTGATTAACCGTCGCTTTGGCCGGTTCTCAAATCGGTTTTTTGTCAGACGGTTTTTAACCTTAATCGGACTGGCAAGAGGATTAGTTTTCGATTAACCTGGTCAAATTAGTCGGTCCGGTTCAATTTTCAGAATCATGCTGTTTATCAACCTTCGCTTCTTCAAATTGTAGGTTTTGCTTCCCCAACTCCAACCACAAAACAAAAAATGACGAAATAACAAGAAACAGAAGATATTATTACTTTCTTATATGTTTCACTGTTAATGCTTACAAGATGTTATTGAAGACACAAAACCTTGCTAGGTGCTGTCTGCTACTCTATTCCTGtgtcatcaacaacaaaaaaacaGCAACTCCTTCTCCACGAAgaactttttcattttctttctttttttttaagaagaaaaaaaaagagcagtGAGGAAAAAACACTCAACTTCTATTGGGCCTCTTACTATGACcctctaggatttttagggttatctagggttttcttggatttttaatggttttcttgggttatctagggttttttattgttctctttatttttctagggatttcttggattttttagcgttttttgggttttctaggattttctagggttttctaggtttatctagggttatctagagctttctaggattttctagagttttctagggttatctagggttttctaggattttttacggtaatttaaggttttctagggtgtttaggggtttctaggattttctagggatttctaagggttatctcggattttctaggtttttctagagatttccaagaattttctggggttttccagagttttctaggattttctagaatttctGGGGTTTTccaggattttcttgggttttctagagatttctaggattttctaagattttctttggGTTTtcgagttttttagggttttctatgatttttgagggtttttctaggatattctagaATTTTATgggggttttcttgggttttctaaggttttctaggattttctagggttttcctgggttttctagggatttctaagggttttctaagtttttctgggggttttctagggtttttctaaagttttctaggatttctaaggATTTCTGAGCGCTTTCTagcgttttctaggtttttgtaggagttttctaggattttctagagttttttatgattttctacgattttctaagattttctaggttatttctaggattttctaggattttctatggtttttttagggttttctagagtttttgatagttttttagagttttctatggtttttgagggtttttctatgattttctaagggtttctagggtttttctaggattttcttgggttttctagaattttcaaagattttcttgggtttttaagattttcttgggatttctgagggttttctaggattttctatggttttctacgcttttctaggattttttagggttttctaggattttttatggatttatagggttttctatgattttcttaggattttcatgggtttttgagagttttttagagttttctatggtttttgtgggtttttctaggattttctagggttatttagaatttttcttgggttttctaggattttcaagggttttctaggattttcttgggttttttagggttttctagagatttctgagggttttctaagtttttctaggagttttctagggttttcaatagttttctacgattttctaggattttcgagggtttttctagggttttctttggatttataggattttctatggttttcttagggttttcgagagttttttagggttctctatggttttcgagggtcttactaggattttctagggtttttctagtattttctagggttttttaggattttttggcattttctagggttttctagggttttttagggttttcgagaattttttagggttttctatagttttcgagggttttttctagaattttctagggttttttaggattttctttggttttctaggtttttctagagatttctgagggtattctagggttttctaagagttttctaggattttctatcgttttctacgattttctaggattttctatcgtttttttatgattttctaaggttttctatggatttacagggttttctattgttttcttagagttttttttatggttttcaagggtttttctaggattttctagggttttttagggttttttgttatttttcaaggattttctacggttttttagggttttcttgagttttctagggttttctagtgatttctaagggttttttagggatttctagggtttttctagggttttctagagttttctaggattttcaagggttttctagggttttctagggatttctgaggattttctaggagttttctagggttttctagggtttttttatggttttctacgattatctaggattttctaggtttttttagatttttctagggttttcgatggatttatagggttttctatggttttcttagggttttcgagggttttttagggttttctacggttttcaagggtttttctaggattttttacggtattctagggtttttctaggatattctagggttttctagggttttctttggttttttaaggatttctaagggttttctaggattttctaggtttttctagggatttccaaagattttttggggttttttagggttttctaggattttctagggattttctaggcttttccagagatttctaagattttctaagattttctttgggttttctagggttttcgagagttttttagggttttctatggtttttgaggatttttctaggattttctagggttttctgggggttttcttgggttttctaaggttttcttgggttttctaaggttttctagggatttctaagggttttctaagtttttttagagtttttctagggtgttctaagggttttctagggttttcttagattttctaggattttctaaggatttctgagggatttctatggttttctaggttttctagggttttctaaaatttttatggttttctacgattttctaggatttgctaggttttttttagggttttctacggatttattgggttttctatggttttttagggttttctagagttttcgagagttttttagggttttctatggttttctagggtttttctaggattttctaaggttttctaggatttttcaagggttttcttgggttttctaggatttagggtttagggttcagggttcagggttcagggttcagggttcagggttcagggttcagggttcagggttcagggttcagggttcagggttcagggttcagggttcagggttcagggttcagggttcagggttcagggttcagggttcagggttcagggttcagggtcagggttcagggttcagggctCAGGGCTCAGGGCTCAGGGTCAGGGCTCAGGGTTCAGGGCTCAGGGCTCAGGGTGGGCTAGGGTCAGGGTGGGTAGGGTTCAGGGCTCagggtagggttagggtagggtttagggttagggttagggtagggtttagggtttaggggtttagggtttgggtttagggttttagggtttagggtttaggggtttagggtttagggtttaggggttttagggttttagggtttagggtttagggtttagggttttaggggtttagggtttagggtttagggtttagggtttagggtttagggtttagggtttagggtttagggtttagggtttagggtttagggtttagggtttagggtttagggtttagggtttagggtttagggtttagggtttagggtttagggtttagggtttagggtttagggtttagggtttagggtttagggtttagggtttagggtttagggtttagggtttagggtttagggtttagggtttagggtttagggtttagggtttagggtttagggtttagggtttagggtttagggtttagggtttagggtttagggtttagggtttagggtttagggtttagggtttagggttt is drawn from Arachis hypogaea cultivar Tifrunner chromosome 12, arahy.Tifrunner.gnm2.J5K5, whole genome shotgun sequence and contains these coding sequences:
- the LOC112761562 gene encoding cell division cycle 5-like protein isoform X1; translation: MRIMIKGGVWKNTEDEILKAAVMKYGKNQWARISSLLVRKSAKQCKARWYEWLDPSIKKTEWTREEDEKLLHLAKLMPTQWRTIAPIVGRTPSQCLERYEKLLDAACVKDENYEPGDDPRKLRPGEIDPNPESKPARPDPVDMDEDEKEMLSEARARLANTKGKKAKRKAREKQLEEARRLASLQKKRELKAAGIDVRHRRRKRKGIDYNAEIPFEKRPPPGFFDVADEDRPVEQPQFPTTIEELEGKRRIDVETQLRKQDIAKNKIAQRQDAPSAILHANKLNDPETVRKQTKLMLPPPQISDQELDEIARMGYANDLAGSDEFGEGSAATRALLANYAQTPGRGMTPLRTPQRSPASKGDAVMMEAENLARLRESQTPLLGGENPELHPSDFTGVTPKRKEVQTPNPMLTPSATPGVAGLTPRIGMTPARDGYASMTPKGTPLRDELHINEDVDMHERAKLELQRAEIRRSLRSGLGSLPQPKNEYQIVMQPIPEDAEEPEEKIEEDMSDRIAREMAEEEARQQALLRKRSKVLQRELPRPPAASLELIRNSVIRADGDKSSFVPPTSIEQADEMIRRELLALLEHDNAKYPLDEKVNKEKKKGAKRVVNEPVVPVIEEFHEEEMKDADKLIKDEAHYLRVALGHESEPLEEFIEAHRTGLNDLMFFPTRNAYGLSSVAGNMEKLAALQNEFENVRKKLDQGKEKVVKLEKKAILLTQGYEMRAKNSLWPQIEATSKQMDIAATELECFEALQKQEKLAASHRINNLWEEVQKQKELERTLQYKYGSLMEEVERIQNVMEQYRVQAQKQEEIEANNRAHESTETVADKTGAQDSESFKAAPLTEENETAIATALSHDESEAGTVRDQTTASQKNDVDVDSDDIKQTDDPNAKPPDAALAAKADAGKVEGTIIDGHIDNGKTALD
- the LOC112761562 gene encoding cell division cycle 5-like protein isoform X2 codes for the protein MRIMIKGGVWKNTEDEILKAAVMKYGKNQWARISSLLVRKSAKQCKARWYEWLDPSIKKTEWTREEDEKLLHLAKLMPTQWRTIAPIVGRTPSQCLERYEKLLDAACVKDENYEPGDDPRKLRPGEIDPNPESKPARPDPVDMDEDEKEMLSEARARLANTKGKKAKRKAREKQLEEARRLASLQKKRELKAAGIDVRHRRRKRKGIDYNAEIPFEKRPPPGFFDVADEDRPVEQPQFPTTIEELEGKRRIDVETQLRKQDIAKNKIAQRQDAPSAILHANKLNDPETVRKQTKLMLPPPQISDQELDEIARMGYANDLAGSDEFGEGSAATRALLANYAQTPGRGMTPLRTPQRSPASKGDAVMMEAENLARLRESQTPLLGGENPELHPSDFTGVTPKRKEVQTPNPMLTPSATPGVAGLTPRIGMTPARDGYASMTPKGTPLRDELHINEDVDMHERAKLELQRAEIRRSLRSGLGSLPQPKNEYQIVMQPIPEDAEEPEEKIEEDMSDRIAREMAEEEARQQALLRKRSKVLQRELPRPPAASLELIRNSVIRADGDKSSFVPPTSIEQADEMIRRELLALLEHDNAKYPLDEKVNKEKKKGAKRVVNEPVVPVIEEFHEEEMKDADKLIKDEAHYLRVALGHESEPLEEFIEAHRTGLNDLMFFPTRNAYGLSSVAGNMEKLAALQNEFENVRKKLDQGKEKVVKLEKKMRAKNSLWPQIEATSKQMDIAATELECFEALQKQEKLAASHRINNLWEEVQKQKELERTLQYKYGSLMEEVERIQNVMEQYRVQAQKQEEIEANNRAHESTETVADKTGAQDSESFKAAPLTEENETAIATALSHDESEAGTVRDQTTASQKNDVDVDSDDIKQTDDPNAKPPDAALAAKADAGKVEGTIIDGHIDNGKTALD